One Rhipicephalus microplus isolate Deutch F79 chromosome 4, USDA_Rmic, whole genome shotgun sequence genomic window carries:
- the LOC119172524 gene encoding uncharacterized protein LOC119172524 isoform X2 — protein MILPCDVASSHVSSSSSSSSSLHPCAVPSLSAPVGSIFTSMEHQQQSPEQLMAQYAAHVLRQHQQQAKPYSRRTPAAKPYSCEQCGRGFKYLHTLRFHIKTTHDSAAPAVEPRLSRLRRDAPPDLSSPGGAFCGAEQPTDDSREEDLSLPRPIEGRSQPELPPEFPQDAAPVDSAPPVKKEEVPDSYGPVKSESQDVPTTTSCVGSLSHMTAANLGSSLTAAGLPSPSSLLGMDAWRSMKLQAEVPLASKVDVVNPLTEQQYTLYKCGICGETQPSLRGLCDHLQAHTRAVKEHHCDKCGAVFKWRSQLLVHEQVHQVIEGKAGLPPPTGLPVLSPLPEALIGEPRVSFDQALQLGALAGHFLQPGSLPNLTMGLPLGMAPTTSVAPSSTSSVPEFTSPHCAAPPPAPAQRGPSSGSSKGGSSCPSSSQEAGMRLPFQCSYCSKSFDRIFSLQRHERIHTGVKPCYCKACGRGFSERRNLRHHIIRFHSDVSQRDQLRRRRRAAAARSRAAAVPAGGSANGGAAASGEDPADNPQGSLKLVSFLKKTAVRILNSVDQSKEEEDDDDMEDIDDLEDKADGDLDDEDDLRAGDESGFAENGSPDDFKEDQRTDGSNPELSDEERASPVAAEMPVALCTKDSGSPTGSLEADRKADDEEGEEDNKTIIYPLEAMPMATAPVESAQADEKSGGDGPLSSQDLDASNEELRRPATGNRRKKGRPMRYGPAVVETSEDCSSEKGADEGTGEVKEMRSAAGEDRVAVDELNPYTKEEMAAWMQLGKATGSSHENGEVGNPALDGKAGTTGHGSFLSAYNCRMDMPERPMSRDEACTPQMGPDGKFVYPCSYCYKTFSSTSDLNRHMDFHEAGNCSFKLM, from the exons ATGATTCTGCCGTGTGACGTCGCCAGCAGCCATGTCAGCAGCAGCAGCTCCTCTTCGTCGTCCCTGCATCCGTGCGCGGTGCCGTCGCTGAGCGCCCCGGTCGGGTCCATCTTTACCAgcatggagcaccagcagcagTCGCCCGAGCAGCTGATGGCGCAATACGCGGCGCATGTGCTGCGCCAACACCAGCAGCAGGCCAAGCCGTACAGCCGGCGCACTCCTGCGGCAAAGCCGTACTCGTGCGAACAGTGCGGCCGCGGTTTCAAGTACCTGCACACATTGCGCTTCCACATCAAGACGACGCATGACAGCGCGGCGCCTGCTGTAGAGCCGCGCCTCTCGAGGCTCCGGAGGGATGCACCGCCGGACTTATCATCACCGGGGGGTGCCTTCTGCGGCGCCGAGCAGCCGACAGACGACAGCCGGGAGGAGGACCTCTCACTCCCACGGCCCATTGAAGGCCGATCCCAGCCGGAATTGCCTCCAGAGTTTCCCCAGGACGCCGCGCCTGTTGACTCAGCGCCACCAGTCAAGAAAGAAGAGGTGCCCGACAGTTACGGACCTGTCAAGTCCGAGTCCCAAGATGTGCCCACCACAACGTCGTGCGTGGGAAGCTTGTCGCACATGACGGCGGCCAATCTGGGTTCGAGCTTGACCGCTGCTGGTCTGCCATCTCCATCTTCGCTGCTTGGCATGGATGCTTGGCGCAGCATGAAGCTTCAGGCTGAGGTGCCGCTGGCGAGCAAGGTTGACGTGGTAAACCCACTTACAGAACAGCAGTATACCCTGTACAAGTGTGGCATCTGTGGCGAGACTCAGCCAAGCCTGCGTGGCCTGTGTGACCACCTGCAGGCGCACACACGTGCTGTCAAGGAGCATCACTGCGATAAGTGTGGTGCTGTATTCAAGTGGCGTAGCCAGCTTCTTGTCCACGAACAGGTGCACCAGGTGATAGAGGGCAAAGCTGGCTTGCCACCACCTACTGGCCTGCCTGTGCTGAGCCCGCTTCCGGAGGCGCTTATCGGCGAGCCACGAGTCtcgtttgaccaggcccttcagCTTGGCGCATTGGCGGGCCACTTTCTGCAGCCGGGGTCACTGCCCAACCTCACCATGGGCCTgccactcggtatggccccgacGACATCCGTGGCCCCGTCTTCGACCTCCTCGGTGCCGGAGTTCACATCACCACACTGTGCTGCACCGCCACCTGCACCCGCACAACGTGGCCCCAGCAGCGGCAGCTCCAAGGGCGGCTCTTCGTGCCCCTCATCGAGCCAAGAAGCAGGCATGCGACTGCCCTTCCAGTGCAGCTACTGCAGCAAGTCGTTTGACCGCATCTTCTCGTTGCAGCGCCATGAACGCATCCACACAGGTGTCAAGCCATGCTACTGCAAAGCTTGCGGTCGTGGGTTCAGTGAGCGTCGCAACTTGCGCCATCACATCATCCGCTTCCACTCTGATGTAAGCCAGCGGGACCAGTTGCGACGGCGCCGACGCGCGGCGGCCGCTAGGAGCCGCGCCGCGGCGGTGCCTGCCGGCGGCAGTGCCAATGGGGGCGCCGCTGCCAGCGGAGAAGACCCTGCCGACAACCCACAAGGCTCGCTCAAGCTGGTTTCCTTCCTAAAGAAGACAGCGGTTCGCATCCTCAACTCGGTTGATCAGAGCAAGGAGGAGGAAGATGACGATGACATGGAGGACATAGATGATCTCGAGGACAAAGCTGATGGTGACTTGGATGATGAGGATGACTTAAGGGCTGGGGATGAGAGCGGCTTTGCCGAGAATGGAAGCCCAGATGACTTCAAGGAAGATCAAAGAACGGATGGCAGCAACCCCGAGCTGTCTGACGAGGAACGAGCTAGTCCAGTGGCAGCTGAGATGCCCGTGGCACTTTGCACAAAAGACAGTGGGAGCCCTACTGGCTCGCTTGAAGCAGATAGGAAGGCTGATGATGAAGAAGGCGAGGAGGACAATAAAACCATTATCTATCCTTTGGAAGCCATGCCCATGGCGACAGCACCTGTTGAATCGGCACAGGCAGATGAGAAAAGCGGTGGCGATGGTCCTTTGTCCTCACAAGACTTGGATGCCAGTAATGAAGAGTTGAGGCGGCCAGCTACAGGTAACAGGCGAAAGAAAGGAAGGCCAATGCGCTATGGTCCAGCAGTTGTGGAAACAAGTGAGGACTGCAGTAGCGAGAAAGGAGCTGACGAAGGTACCGGTGAAGTCAAAGAGATGAGATCTGCAGCTGGTGAAGACAGAGTTGCTGTGGACGAACTTAACCCATACACAAAGGAGGAAATGGCAGCCTGGATGCAGCTCGGCAAGGCAACAG GAAGCAGCCATGAAAATGGGGAAGTTGGCAACCCTGCCCTTGACGGCAAGGCGGGCACGACAGGCCATGGGTCATTTCTCTCGGCATACAACTGTAG